A region of Verrucomicrobiia bacterium DNA encodes the following proteins:
- a CDS encoding sigma-70 family RNA polymerase sigma factor, with protein MATPSPDLATDAPRIFATTLWGMVRSAGEGHDASTRPALEDLCRVYWRPIYIYVRRKGHGPEDAQDLTQQFLSQLITGDQLRQADPAKGRFRTFLLSRLDSFLAREWQRARRQKRGGQFTFIPLNTTHVDDHLARQSARADDAGTSYLREWALTLLKQALDALRQEYEMAGKREFFQAARSLLSGQEAPAYPGLSRQLKMSEGALRVAVHRLRRRYGELLRVEVTRTVASPREVDEEMRCLMRALGEP; from the coding sequence ATGGCCACGCCGTCGCCAGATCTTGCAACGGACGCACCAAGGATCTTCGCCACCACACTCTGGGGCATGGTGCGGTCGGCAGGCGAGGGACACGATGCCTCCACGCGTCCGGCACTGGAGGATCTATGCCGGGTGTATTGGCGTCCGATTTACATCTATGTCCGGCGCAAGGGGCATGGCCCGGAAGATGCCCAGGACCTCACCCAGCAGTTCCTTTCCCAACTGATCACCGGCGACCAACTGCGGCAGGCCGACCCGGCAAAAGGCCGGTTCCGGACGTTCCTGCTGTCCCGGCTCGACTCCTTTCTCGCACGGGAATGGCAACGTGCCCGTCGCCAGAAGCGCGGCGGACAGTTCACCTTCATTCCGCTGAACACGACGCATGTGGACGACCACCTTGCCCGGCAGTCGGCCCGCGCCGACGACGCCGGGACCTCCTACCTCCGGGAGTGGGCGCTCACCTTGCTGAAGCAGGCACTGGACGCCTTGCGGCAAGAATACGAGATGGCCGGCAAACGCGAGTTCTTCCAGGCCGCCCGAAGCCTCCTGTCCGGGCAGGAGGCACCGGCTTATCCCGGTCTCAGCCGGCAGTTGAAAATGTCCGAAGGTGCGCTGCGGGTGGCGGTGCACCGGCTGCGGCGGCGCTACGGAGAACTGCTGCGCGTGGAAGTCACCCGAACGGTGGCCTCGCCGCGCGAGGTGGATGAGGAGATGCGGTGTCTGATGCGGGCGTTGGGCGAACCGTGA